A genomic window from Engraulis encrasicolus isolate BLACKSEA-1 chromosome 14, IST_EnEncr_1.0, whole genome shotgun sequence includes:
- the si:dkey-183j2.10 gene encoding glutamate receptor U1, with protein MVRPLLLFVTHTPLLLLLSDVCTAANRELLITTIKQDPYTMSKGSGLEGYCMDLLSELAKRLGFRYRTHLVRDGAYGRVDDAGAWNGMIGEVMRGEADMAVAPLTLTAARERVVGMTKPFMQTGISILMRKDMADEDDSLFDFLAPFSTQTWIGVLIAYLLTAACFCVVCRLSPPESEEKFTMLHSLWYAAGALSLQGAGPHPRSVSARVISCVWWVFGLVLLSCYFANLSASHKTSEPTHLMIKGFEDLANQEVIEYGTLAGSSTLSFFKNSNNPSYRRIYEHMERRKSLVASMDEGVSRAREGNYAFIGESVSLDLAVARYCELVRAHEVIGMRGYSIVTQLGSPMLKNLSIAILQLSEAGELAYLRSKWWASSCVGNGGDGSGVKGHGMRGVFILLAVGLGSSLLIALLELAGRARRTAQEQRKSCCTVLSQELSQRLRGGGGARTEEAAEKTKA; from the exons ATGGTGCGGCCACTGCTGCtcttcgtcacacacacacctctgctgctgctgctctcagaCGTCTGTAcggcag cCAATAGGGAGCTTCTAATCACCACAATAAAG cAAGATCCGTACACCATGTCCAAGGGTTCTGGTCTAGAAGGCTACTGCATGGACCTGCTGTCTGAGCTGGCTAAGAGGCTCGGGTTCCGGTACCGAACACACCTGGTCAGAGACGGAGCTTACGGGCGGGTGGACGACGCAGGAGCATGGAACGGCATGATTGGAGAAGTCATGAGAGGG GAGGCTGACATGGCGGTCGCTCCGCTGACTCTAACGGCAGCTCGTGAGCGCGTGGTGGGCATGACGAAGCCCTTCATGCAGACGGGAATCAGCATCCTAATGCGTAAAGACATGGCGGACGAGGACGACTCGCTATTCGACTTCCTGGCTCCCTTCTCAACACAGACCTGGATCGGAGTCCTCATCGCATACCTCCTCACTGCAGCATGCTTCTGTGTAGTCTGCAG GCTGAGCCCGCCGGAGTCGGAGGAGAAGTTCACCATGCTGCACAGCCTGTGGTACGCCGCTGGAGCCCTCAGCCTGCAAG gcgcgggCCCCCACCCTAGGAGTGTGTCTGCACGCGTCATCAGCTGTGTGTGGTGGGTCTTCGggcttgtcctcctctcctgctaCTTTGCCAACTTAAGCGCCTCCCACAAGACCTCTGAGCCCACCCACCTCATGATCAAGGGCTTTGAGGATTTGGCCAATCAGGAAGTCATCGAGTACGGAACGCTCGCCGGCTCCTCCACGCTCAGCTTCTTCAAG AACTCCAACAACCCCTCGTACCGGCGTATCTACGAGCACATGGAGCGTCGTAAGAGCCTGGTGGCGTCGATGGATGAGGGCGTGAGTCGGGCGCGGGAGGGGAACTACGCCTTCATAGGGGAGTCTGTCTCACTGGACCTCGCCGTTGCACGATACTGCGAACTCGTACGCGCACACGAGGTCATCGGGATGAGGGGGTACAGCATCGTCACACAACTAG GCTCCCCCATGCTAAAGAACTTGAGCATAGCCATCCTGCAGCTGAGTGAAGCTGGAGAGCTGGCCTACCTGCGTAGCAAG tggtgggcGAGCAGCTGCGTTGGTAACGGCGGCGACGGCTCGGGGGTGAAAGGTCACGGCATGCGGGGTGTCTTTATCCTATTGGCTGTCGGCCTTGGCTCCTCCCTCCTCATCGCCCTATTGGAGCTCGCTGGCCGTGCACGACGCACCGCACAGGAGCAGAgg aagtccTGCTGTACGGTGTTGTCTCAGGAGCTGAGTCAGCggttgagaggagggggaggtgccAGGACGGAGGAGGCAGCGGAGAAGACCaaggcctaa